The Coleofasciculus sp. FACHB-1120 genome contains a region encoding:
- a CDS encoding XisI protein, whose protein sequence is MDKLIEYPKLMKQILSEYLELCNRRPNRDIKTFLIVDEPKGHYIWMNLGWQKGDRIAGMTVYVRIRDSKFWIEEDWTEDGIAADLVRAGVPKEDIVLAFHEPKMRQYTDFAVAS, encoded by the coding sequence ATGGATAAATTAATTGAGTATCCCAAGTTGATGAAACAGATATTGTCTGAGTATTTAGAATTGTGCAACCGCCGTCCGAATCGAGACATTAAGACATTCTTGATTGTGGATGAACCAAAGGGACATTATATCTGGATGAATCTTGGTTGGCAGAAAGGCGATCGCATTGCTGGCATGACCGTCTATGTTCGTATTCGTGATAGTAAGTTTTGGATCGAAGAAGATTGGACTGAAGATGGCATTGCCGCTGACTTAGTTCGTGCAGGTGTCCCTAAAGAAGATATTGTGTTAGCATTCCACGAACCTAAGATGCGACAGTACACAGATTTTGCAGTTGCATCATAG
- a CDS encoding element excision factor XisH family protein produces the protein MTYVAVSTVAHNTFFKQDVIQLILNKHQLPLIVVNIEAEEITQWIN, from the coding sequence GTGACTTATGTTGCTGTCAGTACAGTCGCTCATAACACCTTTTTCAAGCAAGATGTAATTCAACTCATTCTCAATAAACACCAGCTTCCACTCATTGTCGTAAATATAGAGGCAGAGGAAATTACGCAATGGATAAATTAA
- a CDS encoding methylated-DNA--[protein]-cysteine S-methyltransferase — translation MISDSIFYTYMDSPLGRILIAQNSVGLVAIDFQEGLAAKSPEATWHFQKKLDGDAVDQLQAYFNGELYQFTLPLAPIGTVFQQQVWTALQSIPYGQTISYGELARKIGLPTAARAVGAANGKNPLCIIVPCHRVIGSNGTLTGFRGGVRLKEGLLELERRHSAKSNRQLTMALSNS, via the coding sequence ATGATTTCTGATTCAATTTTCTATACCTACATGGATAGCCCTCTGGGACGTATCTTAATCGCGCAAAACTCAGTTGGGCTAGTGGCAATAGACTTTCAAGAAGGACTGGCTGCAAAGTCTCCAGAAGCCACTTGGCATTTCCAAAAGAAGCTAGACGGTGACGCCGTTGATCAACTTCAGGCATATTTCAATGGCGAATTGTATCAATTCACGCTACCACTTGCCCCCATAGGTACGGTGTTTCAACAGCAGGTTTGGACAGCCCTACAGTCGATTCCTTACGGTCAAACGATATCTTATGGAGAACTGGCGAGAAAAATAGGATTGCCAACAGCAGCGCGTGCTGTGGGAGCAGCCAACGGTAAAAATCCTCTGTGTATTATTGTGCCTTGCCATCGTGTTATTGGCAGCAACGGCACACTTACAGGTTTTAGAGGTGGAGTCCGTCTTAAAGAAGGTTTACTAGAACTTGAGCGCAGACATAGCGCAAAATCTAATCGGCAATTGACAATGGCTTTAAGCAACAGTTAA